The Reichenbachiella carrageenanivorans region AGAGGAAAGCCAAGGTGTAAATGAGTAGGGGATAATATTTTTTATTAATTTGTCAAATTAAAGCAGACTCAACTAGATTGGTGCCCGCAATAGCTTAACCTTGGTTTAAATTTTTTATCCGCATTGAAATTCAAAAATGGCTGAAAATCTGATTCGATCGATAGTATCTCACATAGATCACACAAAGGGTGAACGTAGAAAAAATAGGTTAAACGCATATGAACTTGGTACAGAATTGCTGTTTAAAACCAAGAAAGACTTAGATCAGTTGGCCGACATGATGGGGAAGTCTGCAGAGAAGTATCAGTCTACCGTCAATCTACTCGCGACTGAGATTTTGCAATGTGGTATAGATTATTTCAAGGCGATCAAAGACAATTCTGATTTTTCAGAAGCCAGTTCACATGAAATTCTAAATAGCGCCAAACAAATGGCCACAAGTGAGCAGATTCTGAAAAGAATAGATGACAATATAGAAGGGATTCGTGATTGGGTCAGCAACCAGACCTTGCGAGACAATCAAAATAATATTTATGATTTCAATAAAATTTTATTGAAAACAGCTTTTTCATTTATGACCTGCGATGGACATATTGCTGCCAATGAAGTCGCATTAATTCGCAAAATGGCGGAGGAAGACAAGGCATTCGGCGAGATAGATATAGACAACGAGTTGGACTTTCTCATCGAGGTGATTAATACCATGGGGATGGGTTTTCTCAAAGATTATTTCAAGGTGTTGAAAAATGCCCACTTGAAACAAGAGCAAGAATTAAAACTGATAGATATTGCAGTTCGTACGTTATATGCAGATAACCGTGTGGATTATAATGAAATCAAGTTTTTCAGAATATTCCGTTCGCTCTTGAGTGTGACGGATGCTCAGATTTATCAGCAAAACCCTCAGCTTGCCGACGAGTTTTTGGAAAGTGACATATTTAGTCATGCCTATCTAGGGCAGTTGTTCGACGACTATTTTGAGCAAGTAGAGATTCCTACTTTCGAAAAGTTATCCGAGCATAAACGAACCGATTACGTAGATCCAGAGCAATACAAGAAGTAGTGTGACTGGACTATTTACGGTTTGAAAAATGATTTGCCAAAATCCCATCCAGATGTTTTTTGGTAATAGGTTTGGTGATAAAGTCTGAAACATCCTGATATTTGTCGGCCTTATCTTTATCCTGTTTATTGAGCGAGCTAGTAAGCATAGAGATCACAATGCCACCTTTTAATTGTTCTGGTAGATCTTTGTACACGTCCAAAAACTCAAAACCATTCATGACGGGCATGTTGATGTCGAGTAAGATCAAATCGGGCTTTGGGTACTTTTGTCCATTAGAAACATACTCTCCTTTATTTTCTAAATAGTCCAAAGCCACCCTTCCATTGTGACAGGCATGAATTTGACCTTCGTATTTGCACACATCAGTCAGTAAGTGTTGCTGTAAAAATATAGATGTGGGGTCGTCATCTACTAATAGGATATTGGAAATTACATTGATGTCAATCATTTTTTGCAAGGAGGTGTTTTAGGTATATGACCTGTATGTAGTAGATGTAATTGTGTAAAAGAATTATTCGTTGGTGCCAAAATTTATAGAATCTGAAATATCCTGAACCTGAGACAGGTCGAAGGTAGGCAAGGTGTTTTCTTTGAAATAATTGCTGTAAAGCTCCTTGATATAGATCTCAGTTAGGGCATCTTTATGAATGAAATTTTTTCCTATTTTAGGAAATTTATCTAATATTTTTTGATCTGGAGATTTGAGTGTAGTACGAAGGATTTTTAAGAAATTGATTTCTTCTTTTTTTACTTGATCATCCGCTGTGATAGTTTGAATAGCAGACTCTAAAAGTAAAATCTCTTGCTCCTCGGTGAGGGTTGCGTTGTTTACCTTTTTGAAATAGTCATCAAAAAAGTCTAAGCCTTTCAAGTTGATCAGTTCGACCATGAGTTTTAATTCTGCGTCGACATCTATATTCGAAAGGTCGATCTTTTCTTTAGCTAACTCTTTGATAAAACTTATTTCTTTGGGTGAAATATGGCCGTCACAGGTCATAAACGAGAAAACTGTCTTGAGAAGCAGTTTGGAAAAGTCTGAATTATTTGTCATTTCAATTGCGTTTTATCTGGCTCTTTTTTGGTCGTTTAAGTTAATCAAAATATCTAAAACTAATACTTACCTTTGCCGACTATGCACGAAGAACCGTTAGAAGAAGAATTATACGAACATCACAGAATTGTGGCTGATCCAGGGCAAGAAATTTTACGATTAGATAAGTTTCTAATGGATCGCTTGCCCAATGTGACAAGGAATAAACTTCAGGCGGGGATCAAGGATGGTTTTATCAAGGTGAATGATGAATTAGTGAAACCCAACTATAAGGTACACCCTGGTGATGTAGTGGTCGTAGAACTTCCCGAACCGCCAAAGGATACTGATCTGGTGCCAGAAGATATAGAGATCAACATTGTCTACGAAGACGATGATCTGCTGGTGGTGAATAAAGAACCAGGAATGGTGGTTCACCCTGCTTATCAGAATTGGTCAGGTACTTTAGTTAATGCACTCGCCTTTCATTTCAATAATTTGCCTACTATGCCCAATAACGATGGGCGCCCTGGCTTGGTACATCGCATAGACAAAGACACATCTGGTCTTTTGGTTATTGCTAAAAGCGAAAAAGCTATGACGAGCCTAGCCAAGCAGTTTTTTGACCACAGTATCGAGCGGACGTACTATGCGCTGGTGTGGGGAGAGCCAGAGGAAGATAAAGGAACCATAGATGTGAATCTCGGGCGGAGTCTTAAGGATCGAAGGATAACTGCGACCTTTCCAGAAGGAGATTATGGCAGAAGAGCGGTAACTCACTATGAAGTGATAAAAAGGTTACGGTATGTGTCTTTGCTGAAATGTAATTTGGAAACGGGGCGTACACATCAGATACGTGCACATATGAAGCACATTGGCCATCCGTTATTTAACGACATGACCTACGGTGGTGATAAAATCATCAAGGGAACGACTTTTACCAAGTATAAACAGTTTGTAGAGAATTGTTTTAAAATCATACCTCGCCAAGCTTTGCATGCCAAATCTTTAGGCTTTATCCATCCTACAACTAAAAAAATTGTTCAATTCGACTCCGAGCTACCAAAAGACCTCGAAGAGGTGATCGAAAAATGGGAGCATTATGTCAATCACATAGATTAAATGATTGTAATAAAATATCTCTGGTATTATACTTTTTGGACTATCGTAAGGTTTGGTCTGCGTATTTACTTTAGCAAAGTAAAAGTGACAGGTTTGGAAAAGATTCCAAGAAATACACCAGTTATTTTTGGGTCCAACCATGAAAATGCGTTTATCGATGCCTTGCTGATCACAACGAGTAATACTCTTTTTGATCATTATTTGGTAAGGGCAGGTGTCTTTAAAAATGCTTTTGCTAAGGCTTTTCTCAATTCGCTGAATCTTATGCCTGTCTACCGGCCTGAGGATGGGGTGAATCCTTTGGAGGCGAATAAGCAGATCTTTAGGGCTTGTTTTGAGACGTTGGCCAAAAAGTATTCCGTGATGCTTTTCCCAGAAGGGGAGCACAATATTAGAAGACACAGAAGAGTGTTGAAAAAAGGCATTTCTCGGATTGCACTTGGAGCTGTCAATTTTGAGGGAGGTACAAAGGAATTGTCGATTGTACCTGTTGGGGTCAATTATGCAGACCATACTGGCTTTCGTTCTGCTGTGCATATCGTTTTTGGAGAACCAATTGTGGTAAAACAACAAGAGGAAAGTGCTGCAAATGTCAATAAGCTGACGTTAGAAATAACCGAAGCATTGAGCAAAGTGCATGTTTCGCTGGATAGAAACGAGTTTGAAGGATTGGATGCTGTATTGTTTCACGATCAAAATCCGTATCAGATTATCGAACCCGTTCGGGTTAATCAAACGGCTAAAAAGCTCGGACAACGAATAGATGAAGTGAGGCAGATAGGGCTAGAGAAAAAAGAACTAGAGCAAGCAGGGGTCATATTTCCTTATAGAGAGAGTACAGGCTGGGATCAGTGCAAAATGTGGTTGTTGGCACCCTTGGGCCTTTTTGGTTTGCTGGCTCATGTGCCTGTGCTTTTGCCTGTCAACTGGTTTGTAAGCAACAAGGTTAAAGATATTGAATTTGTAGCTTCATTGAAGTTTGGATTTTCTTTGTTTGGTATAGCTATTTGGTGGTGGTTTTTAGCCAATAGGATTTTGACGCAAACGGAACAGTGGCCTATCGTACTGCTGAGTTTGCTAGTGCTAGTTTTAGGTCTTATTGGGATGAATAGCTTTGTTCGAAAATGGAGAAATTTTAGAATGACTCGATTTCTTCGCGCTAACCCTATTTTAGGGACTAAGTATCAAGCCTTTGTCGCTGATGTAGATAAGCTCCGTGCGTCCCTAGATTAGTATCCCAGAAGCGAATCTGTCTTTGCCATTCAGGTCTTGGTAGAGCTTAGGGTCGCCGTACCCCATTCGTTCTAATAGAAACAGGGTCTCTTTGCCAAATTGCTCGTTGATTTCGAAAAATAGTGCGCCTCCTTTCTTTAGTGCAGATTTTGCTTTTTGAGCAATGGTGTTGTAGAAGATCAGTGGGTCGTGATTAGATACAAAAAGTGCTAGTGAAGGCTCAAAATCGAGTACATTCTTATTCATTTGTTGTTTTTCCTCCTCCATGACATAGGGAGGGTTGCTTACCACGAGGTCAAGGTTTTGGAGCGGGATATCTTGATTGAGAATGTCCAATACTTCAAAAGCAGCACGGGCGCCCAGTCGCTTGGCATTTTGTTGAGCAACCTTTAGTGCTTCAGGGCTCACGTCATACCCATTCAGTTCTGCACCTTCGATCGTAAGTGCCAGCGTGCATGCAATACACCCTGAACCAGTACCGATATCTGCCATTTTTGGCCGTCGCCAAGGGCGGAAATTTTCAATGATCTGAATCAGTAGCTCGGTCTCCTGCCTAGGAATGAGCACATGGCCATTTACATAAAACTGAAAGCCATAAAACTCAGCTTCATTAAGAATATATTGTATAGGTTCATGAGAGAGGAGACGCTTGATTAACTGGTTGTATTTGTTAGTTTGATGGCCATTGGAGACATATGGTCGGTTTACAATCAAGTCCGTTTTGGATAAATTGTATATTTTTTCGAGTGTTAAATAAGCCAGTGCTTCACTTTCTTGAAGCCCCAATTCTGGGGAGAGTACTTCGATGGTCTTTTGAAATGTGTTCTTAGGAAAGTTTTCCTGCATGGAACAAAAATAATTAAACAGTGTAAATTTGATTGTACTCGGAAGAAAGAATAGAAGGCTAAATGGTCATAATAGAATAGTGTGAGGAATGAATAATTCAATAGATGAAAAATATATGCAACGGGCCTTGGAACTGGCAGAACGAGGGATAGGCTCCGTGAGCCCCAATCCTATGGCAGGTTGTGTGATCGTACATCATAATCAAATCATAGGAGAAGGATGGCATGAGAAGTACGGAGGTGCTCATGCAGAAGTAAACGCCATCAAGAATGTGAAAAACAAAACTTTGCTCAAGGAGTCTACTGCTTATGTTACACTAGAGCCTTGTGCGCATTTTGGAAAAACACCCCCTTGTGCAGATCTATTGATCAAACATAAGTTGAAGCGAGTTGTCATTGCCAATCAAGATAGTTTTCCGTTGGTAAATGGAGGAGGGATAAAAAAACTTACAGATGCTGGAATAGAAGTAGAAGTAGGTGTGCTGTCTGAAGAAGGAAGAGTGCTCAACAAAAGATTTTTCACCAGGGTAGAAAAAAAGAGGCCTTATGTGATCTTGAAGTGGGCGCAAACTGTCGATGGGTTTGTGGCTAGAGAAAACTATGATTCTAAGTGGATCAGCAATGCGTATTCGAGAAAGCTAGTACATAAGTGGAGAGCAGAAGAAGATGCCATATGGGTAGGTACGAATACTGCCAAATACGACAATCCCAAGTTGAATGTCCGTGATTGGCAAGGCAGCGATCCTATTCGATTAGTGATAGATAAGCAGCTGTCTTTGGACGTCAATACACCTTTGTTTGATCAAGAAACTCCCACCATCTGCTACAATGCCAAAAAGAATGACAAAGAAGTAAATCTGGAGTGGGTGAAAATAGATAATGTTCAATGGCTAGATGAAATTTTTCTAGACTTGAGACAGCGAGGGATCCAGTCGGTACTTGTAGAAGGTGGGGCATATTTACTACAATCTTTGATCGATCAGGATTACTGGGATGAGGCGAGAGTATTCACGGGGTCGCCCAGTTTTACAAAAGGCATAAAAGCACCCGACTTGAAAGTAATCGCCAATGAAACGTTGAATGTGGAGGGAGATAAGTTGGAGTTGTTTTATAAGGACACTTTCAATATAGTGTGTAAATGACTTTATGCTACTTTACACACTATATTGGCCTCTATTATTTGAAATCTGTGACTTTGTAAAAGGCTTTTTTGGGTAATAAATCTTGGTCAAACAACAAAGGATAATCGGTGCGTCCTTTGACTACATAATGGCTGAGCCATGTTCTATTGTCTGCTATTCCCCAGAAGGTCACATTTGTAATTTTGTCTTTCTTTTCTCGTAGTATAGTAAAGATGTCGTGATATTGCTTGGCTAGGGCTTCAGCTACTTCAGGTGTGTAGGGTTTTATTTCTTTTGGGAGTGTACTCCTGTCCATGTTATGATAATAGGGGTATACTGAAACATCCAGTTCTGTGATCTGTACCTCTAGACCTAATGATGCAAATCGATCGATGGCCAGTGGGAGTAATTTTGCAACGGAATCTTCGATCACATAATGGCCTTGCATACCTACACCATGGATGGGTGTTCCGCGGTCTAGGAGCTCCTTTAACATTTGATATGTTTTTTCTCTTTTTTGAGGGTTAATTAAATCATAATCGTTGTAAAAAAGTTTGATAGTAGAATCTGCTTCATAGGCATACCTAAAGGCGACTTCGATGTAGTCCGCTCCAGCGATTTCAAAATATTTGATGTCATCACGATAAAACTTGTCATCATAGTCAGATATTGCTTCATTGACCACATCCCAGCAGTATACTTGGCCTTTGTAGTGATTTAGCACGGAATGTATATGTTTCTGCATTTTTTTTAGTAGGGCTGGTTTGCTCAGGTCGTTGCCTAGTGAGTCTTGGTAAAACGAATCACGGGTCTGGTGGTACCATGCCAGCGTGTGCCCTCTCACGAGCATGTTATTCGCTTGGGCAAAGGCGACAATCTGATCCCCGTTTTCGAAAGTGTATTCGCCCTTTCCGTTGACCGTTCTGTCGTATTTCATGTCGTTATCAGCAGTGACACTGCTGGCATGATATTGCACTAGTGCGCTATCCTTATTTTGAATTATCTGTTTGTTGATAGCGGCCCCAATGGGGAAGTAGTCCTTATAGACTTCTTTGAGCGATGGGGTCTTTTCTTCTTCCTTTTTATTGGCAGTTGAGCACCCCATGTGCAAGCTCAGTATCGTTATTAATAGAATGTTTAGTGTGTTGTTGTTTGTGTTCATTTTGATTCTGTTTTTGAGACAGTTTTAATATAAATATAAATTTAAGATTGGCCGAAGGCTGAGTAGGGGATAGCCCTTTGTAAGGAGTGATACAGGTCTTATAAAGGGCATGAAAAAAGCCCTTTCGAATTTCTCCAAAAGGGCTTGCTATTAATTTTATTTCTTGTGAATTAGCTTCCGCAGCCTACACATTCGAATTGAGAATTGGCTTCTCCTTCTTTGTCGTTGGCAGGGATGAAATTTTTATTTTCCTCTTTGGATACAGTAAACTTGATCGCATCAGCAGCAGCTTTGGTTCTCAAGTAGTACATGCCAGTTTTCAATCCTTTTTCCCATGCGTAGAAGTGCATAGAAGTCATTTTTCCAAAGTTAGGCTCTTGCAAGTGAATATTTAAACTCTGACTTTGGCAAATGAATGCACCTCTGTCTGCAGACATATCGATGATTGATTTCTGAGAGATTTCCCAAACAGTTTTGTATAACTCCTTAATGTTTTGAGGGATCTCAGGAATGTTTTGGATCGATCCATTGGCTTGCATGATTCTGTTCTTCATGCTGTCATCCCATAGGTTCAAAGCAATCAAGTCTTTCATCAAATGCTTGTTGACTACAATGAACTCACCTGACAATACCCTTCTAGTATAGATGTTAGACGTGTAAGGTTCAAAACATTCGTTGTTTCCAAGTATCTGAGAGGTAGATGCTGTTGGCATTGGAGCCAAGAGTAATGAGTTTCTCACGCCATGTTTCTTCACTTCTTGCTTCAAGCTAGTCCAATCCCATCTTTCAGAAGGAGTTACGTTCCACATGTCGTATTGGAAGATACCTTTAGATACTGGAGATCCTTTGAATGTTTCGTAAGCACCATCTACTTTTGCCAAGTCTTTAGAAGCAGTCATCGATGCAAAATAGATGGTCTCGAAGATTTCACTATTTAATTGACGAGCTGGAGCAGAGTCAAAAGGCATTTTCATTTTAATGAAAGTATCCGCTAATCCTTGCACACCGATACCAATCGGGCGATGTCTTAAGTTAGAATACTCCGCTTCAGGCACTGGATAGTAATTCACATCAATCACTTTGTTCAAGTTTTTGGTGATTACATAAGTAATGTCGTATAGCTTTTGATGATCGAACATGCCATCTTCTGTTACATACATCGGCAATGCGATCGAAGCCAAGTTGCAAACCGCTACTTCGTCTGGCGAAGTGTACTCCATGATCTCGGTACACAGGTTACTAGACTTGATTGTTCCGAGGTTTTTCTGATTAGACTTCTTGTTAGCCGCATCCTTGAAGAGCATATATGGCGTACCTGTCTCAATTTGAGACTCCAGTACTTCGAACCATAGGTCTTGTGCTTTGATGGTTTTTCTGCCTTTACCTTCTGCTTCGTATTTTTCGTATAGCTTTTCGAATTCTTCCCCGTAGGCATCAGCCAGTCCTGGGCATTCATTAGGACACATGAGTGTCCAGTCGCCGTTTTCTTTTACTCGCTTCATAAACAAGTCTGGCACCCATAGGGCGTAAAACAAGTCTCTAGCTCTCATTTCCTCTTTGCCGTGATTCTTTTTCAAATCAAGGAAGTCGAAAATGTCTGCGTGCCAAGGCTCTAGGTAGATTGCGAAACTGCCCTTTCTTTTTCCTCCACCTTGATCAACGTATCTAGCAGTCATATCGAAGTTTCTCAACATCGGTACGATACCATTTGATACGCCATTAGTTCCTTTGATATAAGACCCTGTTGCTCTTACATTGTGGATGCTTAATCCTATACCTCCAGCCGACTGAGAGATTTTGGCTGTTTGCTTCAAAGTATCATATATCCCGTCGATACTATCATCCTTCATGGTGAGAAGGAAGCATGAAGATAATTGTGGTTTAGGTGTACCTGCATTGAACAACGTAGGCGTAGCATGTGTAAACCATTTTTCCGAAAGGAGGTTGTAGGTTTCTATTGCTGCTTCTATGTCTTCTTTGTGAATGCCAATGGCTACACGCATGAGCATGTGCTGTGGTCTTTCCACGATCTGGCCATCTAGTTTCATCAAGTACGATCGTTCCAAGGTTTTGAACCCGAAGTAGTCGTAGCTGAAATCTCTATCGTAAATGATAGATGAATCTAGTAGTGCAGCATTTTTCTTAATGATACCATATACATCAGTGGCCAATAGAGAGGCGTTTTGGCCAGTCTTTGGATCGATGTAGGTATACATTCTTTTCATGGTGTTTGAAAAGGACTTGCTGGTTGTTTTGTGTAGGTTTGAGATAGCGATTCTGGCAGCTAGCTGAGCAAAATCTGGGTGAACCGTAGTAAGCGAAGCTGCAGTTTCAGCAGCTAGGTTGTCTAGCTCTACTGTGGTTACACCATCATAGATTCCAGAGATTACCTTCTTAGCGATATCTACAGGTTCGATAAATTTGGTGTTTAGTCCGTAGCAGAGTTTCTCAATTCTGGCGGTGACTTTGTCGAATTTGACGGATTCTCTCCTTCCGTCTCTTTTAAGTACTAACATAGGGCAAACAGGTTATAAGAATATGGGATATATACGTATATTATTTTTTTAAAAATCTTCGTCTAAACTAAATTTCAGTGAATCGTCACTGGCATCTTTCATAACGCCCGCTTTTTGATATTCTGCCACTCTTTTTTCGAAGAAGTTTGTTTTTCCCTGTAGGGAAATCATCTCCATGAAATCAAATGGGTTTGTTGCGTTGTATTGTTTCGAACAGCCTAGCTCTAACAGTAATCTGTCAGCTACGAATTCTATATATTGACACATCAACTCTGCGTTCATTCCAATCAACTTTACAGGAATAGCATCTGTGACAAATTCTTTTTCGATCTCTACTGCGTCAATGATAATTTTCTCAACGGTCTCTGTTGGGAGTTTGTTGACCAGATGGTCATTATATAATAAACATGCAAAATCGCAGTGTAATCCTTCGTCTCTAGAGATCAGTTCATTAGAAAAAGTAAGACCTGGCATGAGACCTCTTTTCTTCAACCAGAAGATTGAACAGAAGCTGCCAGAAAAGAAGATGCCTTCTACTGCTGCAAATGCAATGAGTCTTTCTGCAAATGAGCCATTGTCGATCCATCTTAATGCCCAATCGGCTTTTTTCTTTACGCAAGGAATGGTCTCCACTGCGTGGAATAATTTATCTTTTTCTTTATTGTCTCTTACATAGGTGTCGATTAATAAAGAATAAGTTTCTGAGTGAATATTTTCGATGGCAATTTGAAAGCCATAGAAAAATTTGGCTTCGGTATACTGTACTTCGGATACAAAATTTTCTGCAAGATTTTCATTGACGATGCCATCGCTGGCAGCAAAGAAGGCAAGTACATGGGTAATAAAATGACGCTCGCCGTCATTCAAATTCTCCCAGTCTTTCAGGTCTTGACTCAAGTCTATTTCTTCTGCTGTCCAGAAGCTTGCTTCAGCTTTTTTATAGAACTGCCAGATGTCATTTTTTTCTATGGGAAAGAGAACGAACCTGTCCTTATTCTCTTTTAGTATGGGTTCGTCTTGTGGGTTTTCTTTTGCCATTTTAATTCGCTTCATTTTTTTTCGAAAAAGACAAATAACAGTCGTGACTAATGAAACTGGAGCCAGTCATTATTCGCCTTTTTCTTGTTCTGCTTGCAGCAAAACAGTGGTATTCATTTTTTCTATTGGAGTACCTGTCCGTTAGTGTGTCGAGTCCTTTGAACAGGCTCTACAAATATGAAAAAAAGACACTTAAAAGACAAGGCGGAAAAGGCTCTGAATTTCTGTTTTTAAGGACAGATAAAAAATCTTTTAAAACGTTGAAATATAGCTTGTTGTAATCCCCTATTTTAAATGATAACTTGCACTAAAATAGCGTTGAATCGAAGGGTAAAAAAAGTTGATTTATTTTTAATTTTTTTATGTCAGTTAAAATGCTAGTAAAAGGGTTTGATTTCTATCGTATAAGTCTTACTTTTGCAAACCAATTTTTAAAACTGGATTTATTACAAATTATGTACGCAATAGTTGATATAGCCGGTAAGCAGTTCAAAGTAACGCAAGATCAGTTCGTTTACACTCCTCGTTTGGAGGGTGAAGCTGGCGCTTCCGTAGAATTTGACCGAGTATTGTTGATAGACAATGACGGGAAGGTCAAAGTAGGTGCCCCTACAGTAAAGGGTGCCAAAGTTTCAGGTAAAATCCTTGCTCAGGAGAAAGACGATAAAATACTCGTCTTCAAGAAGAAGAGAAGGAAAGGATACAAGGTAAAAAATGGCCACAGACAGTCATTAACTAAAGTTTTAATCGAAAATATTAAATAATATAATACCATGGCACATAAGAAAGGAGCAGGTAGTTCGAAAAACGGAAGAGAGTCCCATAGTAAACGATTGGGAGTAAAGATATTTGGCGGTCAAGATATTATCGCTGGAAATATCATCGTAAGACAACGAGGAACTAAGCATCATCCCGGAACAAACGTGGGTATCGGTAAAGATCACACTTTGTTTGCATTGACTGACGGTGTGGTTGAGTTCAGAAAAGGAAGACAAAATAGATCTTTTGTTTCTGTAGTTACTCCAGAAGCCAAGGCTTAAGTTT contains the following coding sequences:
- a CDS encoding response regulator, with amino-acid sequence MIDINVISNILLVDDDPTSIFLQQHLLTDVCKYEGQIHACHNGRVALDYLENKGEYVSNGQKYPKPDLILLDINMPVMNGFEFLDVYKDLPEQLKGGIVISMLTSSLNKQDKDKADKYQDVSDFITKPITKKHLDGILANHFSNRK
- a CDS encoding tellurite resistance TerB family protein, whose product is MTNNSDFSKLLLKTVFSFMTCDGHISPKEISFIKELAKEKIDLSNIDVDAELKLMVELINLKGLDFFDDYFKKVNNATLTEEQEILLLESAIQTITADDQVKKEEINFLKILRTTLKSPDQKILDKFPKIGKNFIHKDALTEIYIKELYSNYFKENTLPTFDLSQVQDISDSINFGTNE
- a CDS encoding RluA family pseudouridine synthase, which translates into the protein MHEEPLEEELYEHHRIVADPGQEILRLDKFLMDRLPNVTRNKLQAGIKDGFIKVNDELVKPNYKVHPGDVVVVELPEPPKDTDLVPEDIEINIVYEDDDLLVVNKEPGMVVHPAYQNWSGTLVNALAFHFNNLPTMPNNDGRPGLVHRIDKDTSGLLVIAKSEKAMTSLAKQFFDHSIERTYYALVWGEPEEDKGTIDVNLGRSLKDRRITATFPEGDYGRRAVTHYEVIKRLRYVSLLKCNLETGRTHQIRAHMKHIGHPLFNDMTYGGDKIIKGTTFTKYKQFVENCFKIIPRQALHAKSLGFIHPTTKKIVQFDSELPKDLEEVIEKWEHYVNHID
- a CDS encoding 1-acyl-sn-glycerol-3-phosphate acyltransferase; translation: MIVIKYLWYYTFWTIVRFGLRIYFSKVKVTGLEKIPRNTPVIFGSNHENAFIDALLITTSNTLFDHYLVRAGVFKNAFAKAFLNSLNLMPVYRPEDGVNPLEANKQIFRACFETLAKKYSVMLFPEGEHNIRRHRRVLKKGISRIALGAVNFEGGTKELSIVPVGVNYADHTGFRSAVHIVFGEPIVVKQQEESAANVNKLTLEITEALSKVHVSLDRNEFEGLDAVLFHDQNPYQIIEPVRVNQTAKKLGQRIDEVRQIGLEKKELEQAGVIFPYRESTGWDQCKMWLLAPLGLFGLLAHVPVLLPVNWFVSNKVKDIEFVASLKFGFSLFGIAIWWWFLANRILTQTEQWPIVLLSLLVLVLGLIGMNSFVRKWRNFRMTRFLRANPILGTKYQAFVADVDKLRASLD
- the prmC gene encoding peptide chain release factor N(5)-glutamine methyltransferase — translated: MQENFPKNTFQKTIEVLSPELGLQESEALAYLTLEKIYNLSKTDLIVNRPYVSNGHQTNKYNQLIKRLLSHEPIQYILNEAEFYGFQFYVNGHVLIPRQETELLIQIIENFRPWRRPKMADIGTGSGCIACTLALTIEGAELNGYDVSPEALKVAQQNAKRLGARAAFEVLDILNQDIPLQNLDLVVSNPPYVMEEEKQQMNKNVLDFEPSLALFVSNHDPLIFYNTIAQKAKSALKKGGALFFEINEQFGKETLFLLERMGYGDPKLYQDLNGKDRFASGILI
- the ribD gene encoding bifunctional diaminohydroxyphosphoribosylaminopyrimidine deaminase/5-amino-6-(5-phosphoribosylamino)uracil reductase RibD, yielding MNNSIDEKYMQRALELAERGIGSVSPNPMAGCVIVHHNQIIGEGWHEKYGGAHAEVNAIKNVKNKTLLKESTAYVTLEPCAHFGKTPPCADLLIKHKLKRVVIANQDSFPLVNGGGIKKLTDAGIEVEVGVLSEEGRVLNKRFFTRVEKKRPYVILKWAQTVDGFVARENYDSKWISNAYSRKLVHKWRAEEDAIWVGTNTAKYDNPKLNVRDWQGSDPIRLVIDKQLSLDVNTPLFDQETPTICYNAKKNDKEVNLEWVKIDNVQWLDEIFLDLRQRGIQSVLVEGGAYLLQSLIDQDYWDEARVFTGSPSFTKGIKAPDLKVIANETLNVEGDKLELFYKDTFNIVCK
- a CDS encoding endo-1,4-beta-xylanase, whose translation is MNTNNNTLNILLITILSLHMGCSTANKKEEEKTPSLKEVYKDYFPIGAAINKQIIQNKDSALVQYHASSVTADNDMKYDRTVNGKGEYTFENGDQIVAFAQANNMLVRGHTLAWYHQTRDSFYQDSLGNDLSKPALLKKMQKHIHSVLNHYKGQVYCWDVVNEAISDYDDKFYRDDIKYFEIAGADYIEVAFRYAYEADSTIKLFYNDYDLINPQKREKTYQMLKELLDRGTPIHGVGMQGHYVIEDSVAKLLPLAIDRFASLGLEVQITELDVSVYPYYHNMDRSTLPKEIKPYTPEVAEALAKQYHDIFTILREKKDKITNVTFWGIADNRTWLSHYVVKGRTDYPLLFDQDLLPKKAFYKVTDFK
- a CDS encoding ribonucleoside-diphosphate reductase subunit alpha encodes the protein MLVLKRDGRRESVKFDKVTARIEKLCYGLNTKFIEPVDIAKKVISGIYDGVTTVELDNLAAETAASLTTVHPDFAQLAARIAISNLHKTTSKSFSNTMKRMYTYIDPKTGQNASLLATDVYGIIKKNAALLDSSIIYDRDFSYDYFGFKTLERSYLMKLDGQIVERPQHMLMRVAIGIHKEDIEAAIETYNLLSEKWFTHATPTLFNAGTPKPQLSSCFLLTMKDDSIDGIYDTLKQTAKISQSAGGIGLSIHNVRATGSYIKGTNGVSNGIVPMLRNFDMTARYVDQGGGKRKGSFAIYLEPWHADIFDFLDLKKNHGKEEMRARDLFYALWVPDLFMKRVKENGDWTLMCPNECPGLADAYGEEFEKLYEKYEAEGKGRKTIKAQDLWFEVLESQIETGTPYMLFKDAANKKSNQKNLGTIKSSNLCTEIMEYTSPDEVAVCNLASIALPMYVTEDGMFDHQKLYDITYVITKNLNKVIDVNYYPVPEAEYSNLRHRPIGIGVQGLADTFIKMKMPFDSAPARQLNSEIFETIYFASMTASKDLAKVDGAYETFKGSPVSKGIFQYDMWNVTPSERWDWTSLKQEVKKHGVRNSLLLAPMPTASTSQILGNNECFEPYTSNIYTRRVLSGEFIVVNKHLMKDLIALNLWDDSMKNRIMQANGSIQNIPEIPQNIKELYKTVWEISQKSIIDMSADRGAFICQSQSLNIHLQEPNFGKMTSMHFYAWEKGLKTGMYYLRTKAAADAIKFTVSKEENKNFIPANDKEGEANSQFECVGCGS